In Arachis hypogaea cultivar Tifrunner chromosome 17, arahy.Tifrunner.gnm2.J5K5, whole genome shotgun sequence, a single window of DNA contains:
- the LOC112764796 gene encoding protein CELLULOSE SYNTHASE INTERACTIVE 3 isoform X5: MSKSPSPEKHQSVYSSSEPREFIMATEIEDPESTMSTVAKLVEQLHAKLSSAQEKELITTRLLGIARRRKDGRALIGTHSQAMPLFINILRNGTSLAKVNVATILSVLCKDEDLRLKVLLGGCVPPLLSILKYESTDARKAAAEAIYQVSIGGLSEDNVGMKIFVTEDVVPTLWNLLSPKNKQDKIVEGFITGALRNLCGDKDGYWNATLEAGGIEIIVDLLSSDNAVSQSNAASLLARLMSAFSGSIPKVIDSGAVKALVRLVGEENNISVRAGAADALEALSSKSTNAKKAIVDSDGVQILIGAIVAPSKECMQSDGGQALQGHATRALANLCGGMPALIIYLAELSCSPRLTAPVGDIIGALAYTLMVFEEKVDDDQDHFDATKIEDTLVTLLKPRDNKLIQERVLEAMASLYGNVYLSKFLNQADSKKVLVGLITMAAIDVQGYLIRSLTSLCCDRVGIWEAIKKREGIQLLISMLGLSSEQHQEYSVELLAILTDQVEDSKWAITAAGGIPPLVQLLETGSQKAREEAAHVLWSLCCHSEDIRACVEIAGAIPAFLWLLKSGGPKGQEASALALMKLVRVADSATINQLLAMLLGDSPTSKGHIIQVLGHVLTVVSQKDLVEKGCAANKGLRCLVQVINASNEETQEFATSAIANLFTTRQDICDGLVNEDLVLPLMKLLTNKNQGVAIQSARALSSLSRPTNSKAANKLSYIVLEGDVQPLIKLAKTCCVDAAETSVAASESAVAALANLLFDPYIAAEALAEDVVPALTRILEKGTLEGKQNASRALHELLKHFSVGDLLKGDEQCRLTLLALVDSLRSMHIDETEAADALDVIALLARTKHDVSLTYPPLLVLADKSCLEPLVCCLADGPPIVQDKAIEILSRLCGDQPVVLGDLLSSSSRCTGSLAHRIINSASLEVKVGAAALLICAAKDKKELSMDLLDTSGYQKPLIYSLVDMMKQSSNCSLLEIEVCTPRGFMEKNAFPEVDESEIPDAATVLGGTVALWLLSIIASVQVTNKLIILEAGGLEILSEKLARHVSNPQAQYEDTEEIWISALLLAILFQDTKVIQSPATMCTVPSLSLLLTSEEVIDKYFAAQAMASLVQNGDKGIGLAIANSGAVPGLITMIGHIETDMPNLMALSDEFSLVRTPDQVVLDHLFEIEDVRLGSVARKSIPLLVDLLKPIPERPGAPAAALRLLISLADGSDTNKLILAEAGALEALNKYLSLSPQDTTEATISDLLRILYCNSDLINHEASTNSLNQLIAVLRLGSRNSRYSAARALHELFDSLNIRDSELAKQAVHPLVDMLNNTSGSEQEAALMALVKLMSGNSSKASLFTDVEGNPLESLHKILSSASSLELKNYAAQLCFVLFGNSKIRAERIASECIEPLISLMQSDSESAIESGVCAFDRLLEDEHQVELAAACNIVDFLVSLVSGTNYQLIEATISVLLRLGKDRTPTKLDMVKSGIINNCLKLLPLAPSSLCSTIAELFRILTNSNAIARSSEAAKIVEPLFHVLLCRDFNLWGQHSALQALVNILEKPQSLATLKLTPSEVIEPLISFLESPSQAIQQLGTELLAHILAQEHFQQDISTKNAVPPLVQLAGIGILNLQQTAIKALEKLSKTWPKAVADAGGIFELAKVIIQDDPQPPHALWESAALVLSNILYSDADYYFKVPVAVLVKLLNSKVENTVSIALNALVVHDTSDASSAEQMVEAGAIDALLDLLRSHNCEEASGRLLEALFNNVNVREMKMSRYAIAPLSQYLLDPRTKSEPGKLLAALALGDLSQYEGHARASDSVSACRALISLLEDQPTEEMKMVAICALQNFVMNSRTNRRAVAEAGGILVIQELLLSPNTEVAAQAALLIKFLFSTHTLQEYVSNELIRSLTGALKSGGEAAQDSVLDTFCLLKQSWSTMPIDIAKSQAIVAAEAIPILQMLMKTCPPSFHERADSLLHCLPGCLTVIIKRGNNLKQTMGGTCAFCRLTIGNGPPNQTKMVHGTSPEWKEGFTWAFDVPPKGQKLHIVCKSKNTFGKTTLGRVTIQIDKVVTEGVYSGIFSLNHHDGNKDGSSRTLEIEVMWSNRISDEDI; this comes from the exons CTACTAAGTCCTAAGAACAAGCAAGACAAAATTGTTGAGGGTTTTATTACTGGAGCATTAAGAAATTTGTGTGGTGATAAGGATGGCTACTGGAATGCAACATTAGAAGCTGGAGGTATTGAAATCATTGTGGATCTCTTGTCTTCAGACAATGCTGTTTCTCAGTCAAATGCAGCTTCTCTGTTGGCTCGTCTAATGTCGGCTTTCAGTGGTAGCATCCCAAAAGTAATAGACTCTGGAGCAGTTAAAGCTTTAGTTCGACTTGTAGGGGAGGAAAACAATATTTCTGTTCGAGCTGGTGCTGCTGATGCTCTAGAGGCCCTTTCTTCAAAGTCAACCAATGCGAAGAAAGCTATTGTTGATTCTGATGGTGTTCAAATCCTTATTGGAGCCATAGTTGCTCCTTCAAAAGAATGTATGCAATCTGATGGTGGCCAGGCTCTTCAAGGGCATGCAACACGAGCTCTAGCCAATTTATGTGGTGGCATGCCTGCATTAATAATATATCTTGCAGAACTTTCCTGTTCTCCTCGTTTGACAGCTCCAGTTGGTGATATAATAGGCGCTCTTGCTTACACCCTTATGGTCTTTGAGGAAAAAGTTGATGATGATCAGGATCATTTTGATGCAACTAAGATAGAGGATACTTTAGTAACTCTTTTAAAGCCTCGAGATAACAAGCTTATTCAAGAGCGTGTCCTTGAGGCCATGGCTAGCCTATATGGTAATGTCTATCTCTCGAAGTTTCTCAATCAAGCAGATTCAAAGAAGGTTCTCGTTGGGCTTATAACTATGGCTGCCATTGATGTGCAAGGATATTTGATACGTTCACTGACAAGCTTGTGCTGTGACAGGGTAGGAATATGGGAGgcgataaaaaaaagagaaggcaTTCAGTTACTTATATCTATGCTGGGATTATCTAGTGAGCAGCATCAAGAGTACTCGGTTGAACTGCTAGCAATCTTAACTGACCAAGTTGAGGACAGCAAGTGGGCAATCACTGCTGCTGGAGGGATTCCACCATTGGTGCAGTTGCTGGAGACAGGATCACAAAAAGCAAGAGAGGAAGCAGCTCATGTTCTTTGGAGTTTGTGTTGTCACAGTGAAGACATCCGTGCTTGCGTTGAAATTGCTGGGGCCATTCCAGCATTTCTGTGGCTTCTTAAGAGTGGTGGGCCAAAAGGACAAGAAGCTTCTGCTTTGGCACTGATGAAGCTTGTCAGAGTTGCTGATTCTGCAACGATAAATCAGCTATTAGCAATGCTCCTAGGAGATTCTCCAACCTCAAAGGGCCATATAATCCAAGTTTTAGGTCATGTACTTACTGTGGTTTCACAGAAAGATCTTGTGGAAAAGGGATGTGCAGCAAATAAAGGCCTAAGATGTCTTGTTCAGGTTATCAATGCATCAAATGaggaaacccaagaatttgcaaCTTCAGCGATAGCTAATTTATTTACCACAAGACAAGACATTTGTGATGGTCTAGTAAATGAAGACCTTGTGCTTCCTTTAATGAAGCTTCTGACTAACAAAAATCAAGGTGTGGCCATTCAATCAGCTCGAGCATTAAGTTCTCTATCACGTCCAACCAATAGCAAAGCTGCAAATAAGTTGTCTTATATAGTACTTGAAGGAGATGTTCAGCCACTAATTAAGTTGGCTAAAACATGCTGTGTGGATGCTGCAGAAACTTCTGTTGCTGCTTCTGAATCCGCTGTTGCTGCATTGGCCAACCTTCTTTTTGATCCTTATATTGCTGCCGAGGCCCTGGCTGAAGATGTTGTTCCAGCTTTAACAAGAATTCTGGAGAAAGGAACCTTGGAAGGTAAACAAAATGCATCACGAGCTCTTCATGAATTATTGAAGCATTTTTCAGTAGGAGATCTTCTTAAGGGAGACGAACAGTGCCGTTTAACTTTGCTAGCCCTTGTTGATTCGTTAAGATCTATGCATATAGATGAGACTGAAGCTGCAGATGCTTTAGATGTGATTGCATTGCTAGCTAGGACAAAACATGATGTCAGCCTCACTTATCCTCCATTGTTGGTTCTGGCTGATAAATCTTGCTTAGAACCCCTTGTCTGCTGCCTTGCTGATGGTCCACCCATTGTGCAAGACAAGGCAATTGAAATTTTGTCCAGACTTTGTGGAGATCAGCCAGTTGTTCTTGGTGACTTGTTGTCTTCTAGTTCCAGATGCACTGGATCATTAGCTCATAGAATAATTAACTCTGCTAGTTTAGAAGTAAAAGTTGGAGCAGCTGCCTTACTAATTTGCGCTGCAAAGGATAAGAAAGAGCTCTCAATGGATTTGCTTGACACTTCTGGATATCAAAAACCATTGATTTACTCCTTAGTTGACATGATGAAGCAAAGTTCTAATTGTTCATTGTTAGAAATCGAAGTTTGCACCCCTAGAGGTTTTATGGAGAAGAATGCATTTCCAGAAGTTGATGAGTCAGAAATTCCTGATGCAGCCACAGTCTTGGGTGGTACTGTTGCCTTGTGGTTACTCTCAATTATTGCTTCTGTTCAGGTAAcaaacaaattaataattttggaaGCTGGTGGACTGGAAATTCTCTCTGAGAAACTTGCAAGACATGTCTCAAATCCACAG GCACAATATGAGGATACTGAAGAAATATGGATCAGCGCATTACTCTTGGCCATTTTATTTCAAGATACAAAGGTCATTCAATCTCCTGCAACAATGTGCACTGTACCTTCTCTGAGTCTACTTCTAACATCTGAGGAAGTAATTGACAAATATTTTGCTGCCCAAGCTATGGCAAGTCTTGTTCAAAATGGTGATAAGGGAATAGGTCTTGCCATTGCAAATTCTGGTGCTGTCCCAGGATTGATAACTATGATTGGGCATATAGAAACAGATATGCCAAATCTCATGGCTTTATCAGATGAGTTTTCCTTGGTGCGAACTCCAGATCAAGTTGTTTTGGATCATCTATTTGAAATTGAGGATGTAAGACTGGGATCTGTTGCACGGAAATCTATACCTCTTTTAGTAGATCTCTTGAAACCAATACCAGAAAGGCCTGGTGCTCCAGCAGCTGCCCTTAGACTCTTGATTTCCCTTGCAGATGGGAGTGATACAAATAAATTAATCCTTGCTGAAGCTGGAGCTCTGGAGGCTTTGAACAAATACCTGTCCTTGAGCCCTCAAGACACTACTGAGGCTACTATTTCTGACTTACTGAGAATATTATATTGCAATTCTGACCTAATTAATCATGAAGCATCGACAAATTCACTGAACCAACTCATAGCTGTTTTGCGTCTTGGTTCAAGAAATTCTAGATATAGTGCAGCTAGAGCACTCCATGAACTCTTTGATTCTCTGAATATTAGAGACTCAGAATTAGCTAAACAGGCCGTTCATCCATTGGTTGACATGCTGAATAATACATCAGGAAGTGAGCAGGAGGCTGCTTTAATGGCCTTGGTCAAGTTAATGTCAGGAAATTCTTCAAAAGCATCTCTGTTTACAGATGTGGAAGGCAACCCACTTGAAAGTTTACACAAAATATTGTCCTCCGCTTCATCCTTGGAGTTGAAGAATTATGCTGCGCAACTCTGCTTTGTACTGTTTGGTAATAGTAAGATCAGAGCAGAACGAATTGCCTCAGAATGCATAGAACCCCTTATATCACTGATGCAGTCTGATTCTGAGAGTGCAATAGAGTCTGGGGTTTGTGCTTTTGACAGATTGTTAGAAGATGAACATCAGGTAGAGCTTGCAGCAGCCTGTAACATCGTGGATTTCCTTGTCAGCTTGGTTTCTGGTACAAACTATCAGCTTATTGAGGCAACCATATCTGTTCTCCTCAGATTGGGCAAAGATAGGACTCCAACCAAATTAGACATGGTCAAATCTGGAATTATTAATAACTGTCTCAAGCTACTACCATTAGCACCTAGCTCATTATGCTCTACTATAGCTGAGCTGTTTCGCATCTTAACAAATAGTAATGCAATTGCCAGAAGTTCAGAGGCTGCAAAAATTGTAGAACCCCTTTTCCATGTTTTGCTATGTCGAGATTTCAACTTATGGGGACAGCATAGTGCCTTACAAGCACTTGTAAACATATTGGAAAAGCCACAAAGTCTTGCAACTTTAAAGCTTACACCTAGTGAAGTTATTGAACCCTTGATTTCTTTTCTGGAATCCCCATCCCAAGCTATTCAGCAACTTGGCACAGAACTCTTAGCTCATATTCTTGCACAGGAGCATTTTCAACAGGATATTTCAACAAAAAATGCAGTTCCACCTCTTGTACAGCTTGCAGGAATTGGAATATTGAACTTGCAACAAACAGCAATAAAAGCATTGGAAAAACTTTCTAAAACCTGGCCAAAGGCAGTTGCTGATGCCGGAGGTATTTTTGAGCTTGCAAAGGTTATTATTCAAGATGATCCTCAACCGCCACATGCACTCTGGGAATCAGCTGCTTTAGTTCTCTCTAATATATTATATTCTGATGCGGATTACTATTTCAAAGTTCCTGTGGCGGTTCTTGTAAAACTGTTAAACTCAAAAGTTGAGAATACAGTTAGCATAGCCCTTAACGCATTAGTAGTTCATGACACAAGTGATGCTTCAAGTGCTGAACAGATGGTGGAAGCTGGAGCTATAGATGCTCTGCTGGACCTTCTAAGATCTCATAATTGTGAAGAAGCATCTGGTAGATTACTCGAAGCTTTATTCAACAATGTGAATGTACGAGAGATGAAGATGTCGAGGTATGCTATAGCACCATTATCACAGTATCTATTAGATCCGCGTACCAAATCAGAGCCTGGCAAGCTTCTTGCTGCTTTAGCTCTAGGAGATCTTTCACAGTACGAGGGACATGCTAGAGCTAGTGACTCAGTTTCTGCATGCCGTGCATTGATAAGTTTACTTGAAGATCAGCCAACTGAAGAAATGAAGATGGTGGCTATATGTGCATTGCAGAACTTCGTCATGAACAGCAGGACCAACAGAAGAGCTGTTGCAGAAGCTGGGGGCATATTGGTGATTCAGGAATTGCTGCTGTCTCCAAATACAGAAGTTGCTGCACAAGCAGCATTGCTGATCAAATTTTTGTTCTCTACCCACACTCTACAAGAATATGTGTCAAATGAGCTAATAAGGTCTTTGACAG GAGCTCTTAAATCTGGCGGTGAAGCAGCTCAGGACTCCGTACTTGATACCTTTTGCTTGCTGAAACAATCTTGGTCAACTATGCCAATAGATATTGCAAAGTCTCAGGCTATAGTTGCTGCTGAAGCGATCCCCATCTTGCAAATGCTCATGAAAACCTGCCCACCAAGCTTCCATGAGAGGGCAGATTCTCTTCTGCACTGCTTACCAGGTTGTTTGACTGTCATCATTAAGCGTGGAAATAACCTCAAGCAAACTATGGGAGGTACATGTGCATTTTGCAGGTTGACAATAGGCAATGGTCCTCCAAACCAAACCAAG ATGGTTCATGGTACTTCTCCAGAATGGAAAGAAGGATTCACGTGGGCATTTGATGTGCCTCCAAAGGGCCAAAAACTTCATATTGTATGCAAAAGCAAGAATACTTTTGGGAAG ACAACTCTCGGAAGAGTCACTATCCAAATCGATAAAGTTGTGACTGAAGGAGTTTATAGCGGAATATTCAGTCTTAATCATCATGATGGCAATAAAGACGGTTCATCCCGAACTCTTGAAATTGAGGTTATGTGGTCCAATAGGATTTCTGATGAAGATATTTAA